A stretch of the Vibrio sp. SS-MA-C1-2 genome encodes the following:
- a CDS encoding WYL domain-containing protein, protein MAPQNLYYDNSVKCYFASDEFKPLFCHDNQKAMSELVTQLSGTDTIIGQIDLPFEAPSKLIIPDIHHVATVCRAIKNDKALTMTYVSLSSGEKEKKVIPHSIIDNGLRWHMRAYDCEHQAFRDFVLSIIKSVAINDDEVKDNQRKLADKQWMLLHPKNVKHLEAIALDYRMENNVCHLEVRAALAGYLLRRWNVDCTAAASSTGQQYQLWLKNKPTLYGVENV, encoded by the coding sequence ATGGCCCCACAAAATTTGTATTACGATAATTCGGTTAAATGTTACTTTGCATCAGATGAATTTAAGCCACTTTTTTGTCATGACAACCAAAAGGCAATGAGTGAGTTAGTAACGCAGCTCTCCGGTACTGATACTATCATCGGGCAAATAGACTTACCCTTTGAAGCCCCATCTAAACTGATTATTCCAGATATTCATCATGTCGCGACAGTCTGTCGTGCCATTAAGAATGATAAGGCGCTAACAATGACGTATGTATCATTGTCGAGTGGTGAAAAAGAAAAGAAAGTTATCCCGCACTCCATTATCGATAATGGGCTGCGCTGGCATATGCGTGCTTATGATTGTGAGCATCAAGCTTTTAGGGACTTTGTTTTGTCGATAATTAAATCTGTTGCTATCAATGATGATGAGGTAAAGGACAATCAAAGAAAGCTCGCAGATAAGCAATGGATGCTGCTTCACCCAAAGAATGTAAAACACCTTGAAGCTATTGCCTTGGATTACAGGATGGAGAATAACGTTTGCCATTTAGAAGTAAGAGCCGCACTAGCAGGGTATTTATTACGACGTTGGAATGTGGATTGTACCGCTGCAGCTTCGTCTACTGGTCAACAGTATCAGCTTTGGTTGAAAAATAAGCCTACACTTTATGGGGTGGAAAATGTTTAG
- a CDS encoding class I SAM-dependent methyltransferase, which produces MTNQYYNNNAKGFFDSTVNVNVTELYEQFLPHVPNNGTILDAGCGSGRDSKNFLNLGYQVTAFDASESLVKLASEYLGLTVSKSTFKTFSAKIASFDAIWACASLLHVPDKELPSVFLRLGKLLKPNGVFYCSFKYGEGDKLRNGRLFTDMNEQSLESIIFNSALKVKCTWVSSDARPERESEQWLNAILIKD; this is translated from the coding sequence ATTACCAATCAATATTACAATAACAATGCTAAGGGTTTCTTTGACTCAACAGTAAATGTAAATGTCACTGAACTTTATGAACAGTTCTTACCTCATGTACCTAATAATGGAACTATATTAGATGCGGGATGTGGCTCAGGTCGTGATAGTAAAAACTTCTTAAATTTAGGCTATCAAGTTACTGCTTTCGATGCGAGTGAATCATTAGTCAAATTGGCTAGTGAGTATTTGGGGTTAACTGTTTCTAAATCAACATTTAAGACATTTTCTGCTAAAATAGCAAGCTTTGATGCTATATGGGCTTGTGCTTCTCTATTACACGTTCCAGACAAAGAGCTTCCAAGTGTTTTTTTGCGGCTAGGGAAATTATTAAAACCCAATGGTGTTTTTTACTGTTCATTTAAATATGGCGAGGGAGATAAGTTACGTAACGGTCGCCTTTTTACGGATATGAATGAGCAAAGTTTAGAGAGTATAATTTTTAATTCGGCTTTAAAAGTTAAATGTACATGGGTGAGTTCGGATGCTAGACCAGAAAGAGAATCAGAACAATGGTTAAATGCTATCTTAATTAAGGATTAA
- a CDS encoding DEAD/DEAH box helicase family protein — protein MSIQPLTIQDNLLTTGGDNPLLPQLIHAINNATEIEIAVSFIQPSGLDLLLPSIHEAIEQKKSHSRPLKLKVLTSDYLHITHPIALRSLMDLDDDIEVKIFVTTNRSFHLKSYIFVCNDSPQTFFSGSAFIGSNNISKSALTDGYEWCLRLDYYPPEDSFSAIQFNSIRKEFGLLFEHPCSIKLTDKWIDTYIQRRKPPKLSVIGDSTLLDEDDYTPNLVQLNALEALALTRSEGNRRGLVVMGTGMGKTWLSAFDARQLNAKRVLFVAHREEILTQALNTFAKLWPEKSAGYFNGKNKEQDKAMLFASVQSIGKVKHLNKFEPNYFDYIVVDEFHHASTATYLNILNHFEPEFLLGLTATPERTDQANILSLCHDNLVFERNLVHGIDGGILVPFHYFGIWDSSVDYQEIPWRNGKFDPSTIDAQFATIHRAEHIFKHWELKHQSRTLAFCISRRHADFMAEQFNKRYFELGYKALSVHSSSPTRRNEALSLLDRGVVQILFTVDLFNEGTDLPSIDTVMMLRPTESNIIFLQQLGRGLRCHENKKHLVVLDFIGNHRSFLNKQEALGITSTKVHNQHRGVSIASPKLGIGCFINLEPELVDFWQELTKQLRYTAIDDFNNLTNHLGHRPRAVEYYRADCDFKKVNKQHGSWFNIVATMSNDILLQRLVDQHGAFFFNVIQKMSMTKCFKAILLEAYLELNGFLTPPSIEKLSIKSWHVLSRYPKLKNSDLTEKMQGVAANSVKWQKYWLDNPINAFIGGNTDKNNSWFSNVNDVLVANFDIEPELTQYFNDAVKELVDFQIAKYTDRRS, from the coding sequence GTGTCAATACAACCTTTGACTATTCAAGATAACTTACTTACTACGGGAGGGGATAATCCGTTATTACCACAGTTGATACATGCTATTAACAATGCGACAGAAATAGAAATTGCAGTATCTTTTATTCAGCCATCAGGGTTAGATTTATTATTACCAAGTATTCATGAAGCAATAGAGCAAAAAAAATCACACTCACGCCCTCTTAAATTAAAAGTATTAACTTCAGATTACTTACATATTACACATCCTATTGCTCTCCGTTCCCTTATGGATCTTGATGATGATATCGAGGTTAAAATTTTTGTAACCACTAACCGCAGCTTCCACCTAAAGTCATATATATTCGTTTGTAATGATTCACCACAAACTTTTTTTAGTGGTTCTGCTTTTATTGGATCAAATAATATTAGTAAATCTGCATTAACAGACGGTTACGAATGGTGCCTTCGATTAGATTATTACCCCCCAGAGGATTCATTTTCTGCAATTCAATTTAATAGTATTCGTAAGGAATTCGGCTTGCTATTTGAACACCCTTGTTCAATAAAGCTTACTGATAAGTGGATTGATACTTACATTCAACGCAGAAAGCCACCGAAACTATCTGTTATTGGTGATTCAACACTTTTAGATGAAGATGATTACACCCCTAATTTAGTTCAGTTAAATGCACTTGAGGCTCTTGCTCTTACTAGGTCTGAAGGAAATAGACGAGGGTTAGTCGTAATGGGTACAGGAATGGGAAAAACATGGCTTTCAGCATTTGATGCTAGACAATTAAATGCTAAGCGTGTTTTATTTGTTGCTCATAGAGAAGAAATTCTAACTCAAGCATTAAATACGTTTGCTAAACTGTGGCCGGAAAAATCAGCTGGTTATTTTAATGGAAAGAACAAGGAACAAGATAAAGCTATGTTGTTTGCTTCGGTTCAAAGTATAGGTAAAGTTAAGCATTTGAATAAATTTGAACCTAATTACTTTGATTATATTGTAGTTGATGAATTTCATCATGCTAGCACAGCTACATATTTAAACATTCTTAATCACTTTGAACCAGAGTTTTTGCTTGGGTTAACTGCAACACCAGAACGAACCGATCAAGCTAATATTTTATCACTTTGTCATGATAACTTAGTTTTTGAACGTAATTTAGTACATGGCATAGATGGGGGAATCCTTGTTCCATTTCATTATTTTGGAATTTGGGATAGTTCTGTTGATTATCAAGAAATTCCATGGCGTAATGGCAAATTTGATCCAAGTACTATTGATGCTCAGTTCGCTACAATACATAGAGCCGAGCATATATTCAAGCACTGGGAGTTGAAACATCAATCACGGACACTTGCTTTCTGTATTTCTCGAAGACACGCTGATTTCATGGCTGAACAATTTAACAAGCGTTACTTTGAGCTGGGGTATAAAGCTCTGTCTGTACATAGTAGCTCTCCAACTAGACGGAATGAAGCGCTGTCTTTATTAGATAGAGGTGTTGTTCAAATACTTTTTACAGTTGACTTATTTAATGAAGGAACTGATTTGCCCTCTATTGATACTGTAATGATGCTTCGACCAACTGAGTCTAATATTATTTTTCTTCAACAGCTTGGACGTGGCTTACGTTGTCATGAAAATAAAAAACATTTGGTCGTATTAGATTTTATTGGTAATCACCGTTCATTTTTAAATAAACAAGAAGCTCTTGGCATTACATCTACTAAAGTTCATAACCAACATCGCGGAGTGTCTATTGCTAGTCCAAAGTTAGGAATTGGGTGCTTTATTAATCTTGAACCTGAATTAGTTGATTTCTGGCAAGAATTGACCAAACAATTACGTTATACCGCTATTGATGACTTTAATAACCTTACTAATCACTTAGGACATAGACCAAGAGCCGTAGAATATTATCGTGCAGATTGTGATTTTAAGAAGGTGAATAAGCAACATGGGAGCTGGTTTAATATCGTTGCTACGATGTCTAATGATATATTGCTACAGAGATTAGTTGATCAGCATGGGGCTTTCTTTTTTAATGTTATACAAAAAATGAGTATGACGAAATGCTTTAAAGCTATTTTATTAGAAGCTTATCTTGAACTTAATGGTTTTCTTACTCCTCCCTCGATTGAGAAACTCTCAATAAAAAGTTGGCATGTATTATCAAGGTACCCTAAGTTAAAGAACTCAGATCTAACAGAAAAGATGCAAGGAGTAGCAGCAAACTCTGTTAAATGGCAAAAATATTGGTTAGATAACCCAATTAATGCATTTATAGGTGGGAACACAGACAAAAATAATTCATGGTTTAGTAATGTTAATGATGTTCTAGTAGCAAATTTTGATATTGAACCAGAACTTACCCAGTACTTTAATGATGCGGTTAAAGAATTGGTAGATTTTCAAATAGCTAAATATACTGATAGACGGTCATGA